A region of the Labeo rohita strain BAU-BD-2019 chromosome 5, IGBB_LRoh.1.0, whole genome shotgun sequence genome:
GGTAGACACTGGTTTGTGCAAAATATATCTTAATAGCCTaatgataaaagaaaaatctgtcattttgacccatacaatgcatttttggctattgctacaattatacccgtgctacttaaggttttgtggaccagggtcacataataTGAGATAAGAAATATGGTATAAAAGGCTGTGTGTAAAGTGGTTCACATGTATATAGTCTTACCTGAGTGATGGACAGTGTGTTACAATTTATCAACTGTGTGATTCTCTGGAGACAGAAGAAAGTACATCATATAATAGACACTTTCATACAATGGACTCAGATTACAGTAGAGTAGAAAGTCAAGCGATGTGGTGTAGAAAAGCTACAAGAGTCAGACCTGGTCTGGATCAGGAACATCCAGAAAATTTGCCAGAGTCCCTGTATAGTTCATACCCACATTGTTCACTACAGAGAAAAGATAGAATACATTAATAACAGATACACCTCTCTTTTACCTCAGTAGTATGAGAAAGTAAATGCAGACTGATTTTAGTCAAGAATTACCCAGTACTATGTATTGAgtgtattttattgaaatattgagagagagagagaaggtaaatacttttacttctaATCACCAGAAGTAAAGATGATGATGCTAGAGTATGATATGGGGGAAGAATTACCAAAAATCTTCTTTACAGAAATTCTTATTGTTTGTAAACCTTCAGTCCCTTGTAGTCCACATTGAGCTGTTTTACGTATTTACTCATTGAAGTGTagtcattgcaaaaaaaaataataataaaatatgaaagtaaaactacattttgattgttttttggttccagaaaagaaaaacatctaTTCTATGGCCCCTATAAGGCTTATCAAAATTCATTACATTCTTTGCATCATCTTTACTGTTTTACACATCATTCTTGATCTTTATCTTACCCAGAATGCCGATCTCCAGGCCCTCTAGCTGTTGTGCGATAGCAGGGTAGATTGAATGGCCCTCTGTGAAGTCAGTCTGAATCACACGTGTCTGCCGCTTGTACTTAGACTCTGAAACAAACACATACAGAGCAGATTTATGCTCTTTTTGCTCTGTCTAAACATGGCTAGAAGAACAGACTAGAGATGGATTACaaatacttttctttcagcagcttatttgcaaatttgtttcatgacatttaaaaatagggCCACGTAACACTTTACAGTCTTATCGTTCCAAACTGTGGTTGAGGTCTTTGACAGATTTAATTTCGAGAAGCTACGCTTTTCTtcttcacttcttttttttgtaactcaCCTATTTCTTTGGCGACACGGCGAAGCTTGTCCTCCGAGCGACTGATCAGCACAATGTCTAATCCTCGTTTCGCAAGCTAAGAAACAAATACACCCACAAAAagaaatgtgtatgtatatggaGGAAATAGTAAGACTAGTATAATACTGTCCAGTATTTAACTGTGTTAATAACTTGTGCAAGTCAATCACAGGAGTCTCTCTTATTCTCTGTTAGATCTGCAAGAGTGCAAACACACTTACTTTCCTCTTTCTTCACTGAGGATAAAAATATCACACCGTTGCGGCTAAAATAGGCCCAGATTTTAATCTAATAACAAAGTTTACCACATCCAGGCAGATTTTGGAAAACGGAAATTACTAGTCTGTCTGGATCCTCCAAGATGTCTTTATGGTGACTTCCAGAATAGTTGATTATGGCAATTTGACCAACTGCAGTGcactaaaattgcattttaatgacagtTATAGAGCAAACTTGAGATTTCTTGATTTAAAGCCTAGGCTCAAGCCATTTTTGGACACCAAAATCAGTCATATATTGCATGTAGATTAGAGGAACTATGCAACTATACAGAGATCTGTAGCTTCAGTTTTAGTATCAAAACTGATGTTATTAAACTCCcacataattaatgtttttaggAAAGAGTCTTATTTACTGACCTCTTCAGCATATCCTCGACCAATGCCTGATGTTGCTCCAGTCACAACTGTAAGAGACAGAAATGTTTAGTGAAATATCAGCACTATCTCATCTTTCCTGTTCTACTGTCAGTTATCATTAAATCACCCACCTTTAACCACAATAATTGTTTGTGTCTGATTAAGACTGTTTTGATTATGTCTGGAATCTGCACATTTTaagtaaacacaaaaaaaaggcaGCAGTGATGAGTTTCTGGCTGTGCAGATGCCCTGAGCAGAATGAGTACTGTACAACCAACGTAAAAGAACACCCCTGCAGAAAAACAGCAAAGCAGGTCACAAGCACGTGTTGTTTTTTGGACACTAGTTGTTGGTGTGGCGCCCCACATGCTGCGTAACCACAAACATCTGTCTCGCTCCAGCAAGACCCTGCTGCATCACTTGCCGGACACCCTGTGGTCCACCAGCTAATCGGCATGATTCTGCTGGTTAAAGCATGGTCCAAACCAGTGCTGAGCAGTACAAACCAGAGCAATTTCATAATGGTAACTGTTCTTTTGAGCAGCAGGGGCAAGACAACAATCACTATCAATCTAAATCTAGATAAGAGAGACAAGTGAAAAAACCTGATATGTTGACTTTACTCAAACAAGAAAGCTGGAAAGCTTTTCCTGGGTATAGAGATAGTTTTTCATTTGCGTGAGTAAATCAGATTAGTTTAGACAGCTCATATAAaggaatattttaatgtaataatttactatatttaatttaccaaGAACACTGCAGTGGCTATTTTATTGTTCAAGGAAATGTGCAAAATTAGTTcagaaaacattacaaagaGTTCATGAAATCTTCACGATCCGAATTTTATGGCAAGCTATTTtaacaagtatttaaaaaaaaaatagtagtaggCTTTTAAGctactaataattatttttgattacatttataCAATGTTAGAGCATCAAATATCTTTTTTCATTCTTATAATTAgctattcattagatactactACTTATTCCAATAGTGACTAGCATCTGTTCAACTGGTCACTAGTAGTAATTCATATAAAGTAAATAGCAAGACATCTAAATGTAATTGTGATTCGCTTAAATGCATACTTGTATCTAATAAATCGAGAAATAAGTACTAGTGCTTGCTGATTGGTTGCTAGTAAAACTGTAGTGACCAACTGAAACAACTGGAATGCATAAGTCAATAATTTGCATATTACATAACCCCACTGAAAAACCTCATAGAATTAAGTTTGCAATTTGTTACCAGTAACACTAATAGTATATGTCACTATTATCACAAACAATTTAGTcaaaagcattttaataatatatttcagaTGGTTAGTTAAAGGGAATAAATGCTACATTGGCTTGCCATACCATTCATAGTGAAAGAAGAATCAAATGATGCACAGGTTTTAGTAGTATAAGTCGTGACCGGTTTATTCCTGCTCCTCTATACTAAACAGCAGataattttatcattacagAATAATCAGAAAGGAACCCACTGtgcatttttgaagaaaatctTACCAGCCCATTGGCCAAATGTCCTCAAGTCAGTTTGCCAGATCTCAGAGAGCATGTACACTTTGAATCCATGCCAACACTGCCATGACCACCTCAGCAGGTAATACGCAACCGTAACGAAACCGATGATGCACAATACCAAAGAACAACAGCTGCATCCAGCAATGTCTCCCATCTTTCTTCTTCGCAACTACGCTGGTcttaaacaataaaatcaacTTCTTCTGGTATGCTCCAGAGTTTaagtttgggaaaaaaaactcCTCACTCCCCACACATTATATGCATGCTCCGCCCATCGCGCCTGGGCCTCTCTGTCATTGGTCAGCAGTATAGAATAGAACATTAGATCCTCGAAAGCGTCACTTCGCCTCGAAGCAAACACATTGTTCGTGTTAACAGGTGAGAGGTTGTTTACTGTACGTAGTCTACACACCTCTGTGGTTATGTGGATCATTTTTGGAATATGATTCAATAAATGTATCAGTCTGTCACATGGTCCGAGTTTATCACTAATGAATGGCATCTTGTTTGTACTGTACGGAACAGATAAGAAGCCATGTAGTATCCGTGGCAGTGGCCTTACTCATAGATAATAAATCCCAAACAAACGCTGTCATTTCATAATCATTTGTACACACTGACAAGTGTACACAGGAACAGCCCAGTGTTACGTAGGCAATACAGGAGAtgacaaattaatatttagagCATGCCGGTACAGCTTGTTCGAATCGTCCGTTTATGGTTCTACTTACAAACACAAGATGGCGATATCGACTTGTTTCTCAGCCTGGTCTTACGCGCATCTTAGttcttcaatattttaaacagtgtattaaaatgtaagtaGTTGTTCAGTTAAACAcctaaaagaaatgaaaaacctgattgtcaaaaacagtttttgaccACAAAGATGAAATGTGAGAtgactaaaaataattattatcttgattaattaatcttaattcaagtatAATGCAAgaataaatataatgcaatacgttttttttttttgtaaaataaatcactgctgtatttatttattaatgttataaaaatatacaatgttaaacttttttaagatggaagtatttggctttcatttaaaaacaatgaccaaataaaaagctataattaaaacttttaaagttCCATAAAATATCACAGACATGTCAGTTAAAATAATCCCACCCTGTCATAAAAGGAGTAAAAGAAAGGTCATACAAGGTTATACGTAAAATTAGTGAGTAAAGGCAAAGTGAAAGTTACATGGGACTGTGGTATTCCCCTCCATTCGACCTATGTTTACAGAGACGGTAGAATACGGTGTGTGTATGAGCTGCCTGTGAAGAAGGTAtttgtttgctgttttcttattattcttattttttagttGCTTGGCTCTCTACCTGTTCTGCTATAATTCTGAGCATTTATCTCAAGGCAATGTGTGAACTTATGACTTGTATTCTAGGAACAAATAAGTGTTGTATTAAAAATGAGGTGCTGTCCCTTCGCAAAAACCCAGAGCAAAGACGCCAACAGACAAGatagagcaggttacttctggtatgaaagaaggtctcagttttaaaatgtcattttttaggaaattaaaacagtaaatacCGTTGTTCTTTGACAGATCACTATcgccttattagatcaatgacAATGTGAACCGatcgtcttttcttctttacttaaagcccaaaaaaaacatgaataaacaacagaatgtattttatttcaagacgTCAGTACACAatgtttcaagtttaagtccatcGAAATCTACTCCccgtctgatttgtttgtcagacagaaTGGCGGATgctgcgttatgattggtcagactGCCTGTCAGTCAAGttgtttgcgaagggtcaattggcCCTTTCCTGactgattttaaaaactgtGTTAAATATGCTCATGTTGTAAGTCCAGTGGCTTAccattacattactttaaatGACTAGTATGACTTTGTATTGTTCACAGGTTTCTCTGACGACGTGGATGTGGAACAGCAGAATTTAAACCATGAGCAGTCCAAAGgtatcagttttcattttatattttcatgagTTTGTACAAAGTGCCCACATTATGAGTACAAGAAAAGAGATCTATTAACTTAACACATTTAGCATCAGGCTGCTGCGAACTGTTGTTAGTCAAGTTATGCACTGATGCAGTTCATTTTATCCAACACTTCAGTaagatgttaaataaattacaatttagacAAAGAAATGCagcatatttacaaaaatgattcaatgactcactcatagtGACAAAAGTCGACACTAACTGGCAAGAGTGTAATTTGTCTGACTTGCAGTGTCCCGGTTGTCAGCAGTCTGATATCAGAAAGCTGGATGGACAGCGTGCAGTCTGCAAATCTTGTTCTAAAGCAAAGAGGTGCGTGTTTCAGTTCTGCTGGGCGTGTCAGAGAGTGTGGCCCCTCGACGCTTCGACCACCAGCTCCTGTATGCTGCCCAACTGTGCTCTCCGTGCTGCCCTCCTGAGCGTCAAACAGATCAGTGACCCGCAAAGCTCAGTGAATGGATGCCCGTACTTTAGGGCCTGTCCGGGATGCCACTCCCTGATAACACACAATGGTGAAGGTTGCCCTAACGTCATTTGCCCCGACTGCGAAGAGGAGTTCTGCTTTCGCTGCCTACGTCCAGAATGCTTTGCCATTGAATATTATGGCAATGACTATGActatgaagatgatgatgatgatgatgatgatactCAGACAGAGCCCTGTGTGATAGTGGATAATGCTGAGACCCTTAAACACCTGGGACTCTAGTGGATGAggataaactattaaaaataacatttaatttcacaATAAGTATTTAATTTCACACTAAATTtgtcacaataaataaattaaaaactttgttttggtcTTTTCTTTTAAGtcagaaatataaatgtttGGAACAAACTAAACGTGAAT
Encoded here:
- the hsd20b2 gene encoding hydroxysteroid (20-beta) dehydrogenase 2, which produces MGDIAGCSCCSLVLCIIGFVTVAYYLLRWSWQCWHGFKVYMLSEIWQTDLRTFGQWAVVTGATSGIGRGYAEELAKRGLDIVLISRSEDKLRRVAKEIESKYKRQTRVIQTDFTEGHSIYPAIAQQLEGLEIGILVNNVGMNYTGTLANFLDVPDPDQRITQLINCNTLSITQMSRLVLPGMLEREKGLIINISSESASQPQPMQSMYSASKIFVTYFSRCLNAEYRSKGITVQCVAPLVVSTNMTYNISVNPLVKSAASFARDALNTVGYTTYTCGCLTHALQHFVLSIFFPGWLRLSSFCVQHLVKYAQFIEPDLRARMAEIKNKQD